Proteins found in one Syntrophorhabdales bacterium genomic segment:
- a CDS encoding molybdopterin-dependent oxidoreductase, with the protein MTETVTSICGICPGGCGVDVVLVDGRVEKILPIKDHPIGVVCIRGLHSKEIIYSKDRLKYPLRRIGEKGEGKFERITWDEAIDSIVQAFQKTKDQYGAPAVMSYFGRGSFDSNLGDVFGFAEDPVNGTSGFLYPFDSPNGAGVSSICYVAYGHLAALPTIGTSMHSMYSDFENADLVVVWGANPSTDSPPDKMKKILAAKRRGARVVVIDHMRSHMAKSAHQWIGIRSGTDGALALSIMNVVVNEGLYDEDFVRNWTTGFEELRNYVQQFPPETAETITRVPKETIIEMARSIASAKGASLHMYTGLEYSNCGIQSIRAALCLWAITGNLDVPGGLVFRPRSPVTFPRVKLDPPQGAKPIGHDRYPYFCDTLQSAQFMEAPRAILNDDPYTVKALLIFGASLLTSLPDPELWKKCFKKLDCMVVYDRFMTADALYADIVLPATTNYENVGYQRYPGGYCQLRKRVIDPIEESKSGYTFLAMLARGLGYGGLFPATDDDRLEFAFKTGPVSLGELKAHPRGVRFNAGTHEYRKYAKGLLREDAEPGFDTPSGKVELVSSVLEKYGYEGLPVYVEPVEGPVGSPELYRKFPLVFNSGARLQSAFRSQHLNIPGLLKLQPKPEVLIHPVDARARGIEDGDKVWVESPRGQVAFWSRVTDDVMTGQVEVNVGGGSPIHAEEWREANTNYLTDFKNRDPISGFPVYKALLCEVRKQE; encoded by the coding sequence ATGACAGAAACAGTAACCAGCATATGCGGCATATGCCCCGGCGGATGCGGCGTTGACGTGGTACTGGTCGACGGCAGGGTGGAGAAAATTCTGCCGATCAAAGATCATCCCATCGGCGTTGTCTGTATTCGAGGGCTTCATTCAAAAGAAATCATCTACTCGAAAGATAGATTGAAGTACCCCTTGCGCAGGATAGGCGAAAAGGGTGAAGGAAAGTTCGAACGGATCACCTGGGATGAGGCTATAGACAGCATTGTCCAGGCATTTCAGAAAACCAAGGATCAATACGGCGCACCAGCTGTCATGAGCTACTTTGGTCGTGGCAGTTTCGATTCAAATCTTGGAGACGTCTTTGGATTCGCAGAAGATCCGGTTAACGGCACCAGCGGTTTCTTGTACCCGTTTGACTCACCGAATGGCGCAGGCGTTTCTTCAATTTGCTACGTGGCATATGGCCATCTCGCCGCACTCCCGACCATCGGGACATCGATGCATTCCATGTACTCCGATTTCGAGAACGCGGATCTGGTTGTCGTTTGGGGAGCAAATCCATCCACGGATTCGCCTCCGGACAAGATGAAGAAGATCCTCGCAGCTAAGAGGCGGGGTGCCAGAGTCGTTGTGATAGATCATATGCGATCACACATGGCGAAATCGGCGCACCAATGGATCGGTATCCGCTCAGGCACGGACGGAGCATTGGCTCTGAGTATAATGAACGTTGTCGTGAATGAGGGCCTGTATGACGAAGACTTTGTGCGGAACTGGACTACAGGTTTCGAAGAACTTCGGAACTACGTGCAGCAATTTCCGCCGGAGACGGCTGAAACGATTACCCGCGTACCGAAAGAGACCATTATAGAGATGGCCCGGTCGATAGCATCCGCGAAAGGCGCCTCTTTGCATATGTATACGGGACTGGAGTACTCGAACTGCGGCATCCAGAGCATTCGTGCGGCCTTATGCCTCTGGGCTATCACCGGTAACCTTGATGTGCCGGGTGGGCTGGTATTCAGGCCTCGTAGCCCGGTGACATTCCCGCGCGTCAAACTGGACCCGCCACAGGGAGCCAAACCCATCGGCCACGACAGGTATCCTTATTTTTGTGACACGCTTCAGTCCGCGCAGTTTATGGAAGCCCCACGCGCTATCCTCAATGATGATCCTTATACGGTCAAGGCACTGTTGATCTTCGGCGCATCGCTATTGACCAGCCTGCCTGATCCCGAGCTGTGGAAGAAATGCTTCAAGAAGCTTGATTGCATGGTGGTCTATGACAGGTTTATGACCGCTGATGCGCTCTATGCAGACATTGTACTCCCTGCCACGACCAATTATGAAAATGTGGGATACCAGAGATATCCGGGGGGATACTGTCAGCTGCGAAAGAGAGTGATCGATCCGATCGAGGAGTCAAAATCCGGCTACACGTTTCTAGCGATGCTGGCTAGAGGGCTCGGTTACGGAGGTCTCTTCCCCGCAACAGATGATGACCGCCTGGAATTTGCGTTCAAGACCGGACCGGTTTCTCTGGGTGAGTTGAAGGCGCATCCGAGAGGCGTCAGATTTAATGCAGGTACACACGAATATCGAAAATACGCGAAGGGACTTCTGCGCGAAGACGCCGAACCTGGATTCGATACGCCTTCGGGGAAAGTAGAGCTCGTATCAAGCGTGTTGGAGAAATATGGCTATGAGGGACTGCCTGTGTACGTCGAACCGGTTGAGGGTCCGGTGGGTAGCCCAGAGCTGTACCGCAAATTCCCTCTGGTGTTCAATAGCGGGGCCAGGCTTCAGTCCGCGTTCCGCTCGCAGCATCTGAACATCCCGGGGCTTTTGAAGTTGCAGCCGAAACCGGAGGTCCTTATTCATCCCGTGGACGCAAGGGCAAGGGGGATTGAAGATGGCGATAAGGTTTGGGTAGAGTCGCCCAGGGGTCAGGTGGCCTTTTGGTCCAGGGTGACGGACGATGTGATGACAGGACAGGTAGAGGTGAACGTAGGGGGCGGGAGCCCTATTCATGCGGAAGAGTGGAGAGAAGCGAACACCAACTACCTGACCGACTTCAAAAATCGTGATCCTATTTCGGGTTTCCCGGTGTACAAGGCCTTGCTCTGTGAGGTAAGAAAACAGGAATAG
- a CDS encoding methylenetetrahydrofolate reductase C-terminal domain-containing protein, whose product MIAGTLKPIDEIVSSLESYKNIFILACGSCVTVCLSGGDREAHALARDLLASGDAGFRGCTIHTTTIQRQCEADLLNSFLEIPPGTEVVLSLACGAGVQTLAETLAHVPVLPALNTTFLGALDEQGVWREKCRGCGECVLAHTAGICPVARCAKHLLNGPCGGSSHGKCEIGNDVDCAWQLIIDRLKKMDRLDEYDKILSPKDWSVDGASGPRTMQRTANSLEL is encoded by the coding sequence ATGATTGCCGGCACACTCAAACCTATCGATGAAATTGTATCCTCTCTAGAATCTTACAAGAATATCTTCATTCTTGCCTGCGGAAGCTGTGTCACGGTATGTCTTTCGGGCGGTGATCGTGAGGCGCATGCACTCGCGCGCGATCTTCTGGCTTCAGGTGATGCGGGCTTTCGTGGCTGCACTATCCACACGACGACCATTCAACGCCAGTGCGAAGCGGACCTGCTGAATTCTTTTCTGGAGATCCCGCCTGGCACAGAGGTTGTCCTGTCTCTGGCGTGTGGCGCCGGAGTCCAGACGCTCGCCGAGACGTTGGCGCACGTGCCCGTATTGCCCGCCTTGAACACCACGTTTCTCGGGGCGCTTGACGAGCAAGGCGTATGGCGAGAAAAGTGCCGGGGCTGCGGTGAGTGTGTTCTGGCTCATACAGCCGGCATATGTCCCGTAGCGCGATGCGCCAAACACTTACTCAACGGACCGTGCGGAGGATCTTCTCACGGTAAATGCGAAATCGGTAACGACGTGGACTGCGCCTGGCAGCTCATCATTGACCGGCTCAAAAAAATGGATCGGCTTGACGAATACGACAAGATCTTATCTCCCAAGGACTGGTCTGTCGACGGAGCATCGGGACCGAGAACCATGCAACGCACCGCTAATAGCCTTGAGCTGTAA
- a CDS encoding 4Fe-4S binding protein, with protein sequence GNQRKLLHNMSLCARCGNCWRICPQHAVEFGALLKGTWDEVVTMDLVRCAICGAPLYTQDLKKTLSQTLDHVEALCPEHRKTNLLMQWHGVSGKGSVG encoded by the coding sequence AGGGTAATCAGAGAAAGCTCTTACACAACATGAGTCTCTGCGCCCGATGTGGCAATTGCTGGAGGATTTGCCCGCAGCATGCGGTTGAATTCGGAGCGCTTCTTAAAGGCACATGGGATGAAGTGGTCACCATGGATCTGGTGCGATGCGCGATTTGCGGTGCGCCTCTCTACACGCAGGACCTCAAAAAAACGCTGTCTCAGACACTTGACCACGTTGAAGCGTTATGCCCTGAGCACCGAAAGACCAATTTGTTGATGCAGTGGCACGGTGTATCCGGTAAAGGGTCGGTTGGATGA